Part of the Zea mays cultivar B73 chromosome 4, Zm-B73-REFERENCE-NAM-5.0, whole genome shotgun sequence genome is shown below.
acataaataaaaaaTCTCAAGAAAGTCCCTAGatcaaacaaataaataaacaaaGGAAACAAAGAGCAGAAACGAATCAAAGGATCCAGATCCACACCTAGATAGATACAATAATATAGGCAATCAGATGTATTGGTGCGATCGTGCAATTAAACAATCTCTACGTTTGATcctatatatatattattattaagatATTATCACCGCATGATTTATAATCAATGACACAAATTGCTTGATCCTATAAAATATAGGGATTTGTCCCCTATAATGCATGTACGAGACTACTGGTTGTTGTTGTCGTCGTGTCTTCTTCTTCCTAATCAGTAACGATAGGAATCAGTCAACGATAGCATGTTCTCTTGCTGTTCGtcagcggcggtggcggcggcgccaGCATCGTCAGCAGCAAAGGACGGTCGCCAACGCCAAGCACACCACCAGCTGCGGCCACCACAGGCCCGCCGAGCAGAAGCGATGATCTTCGGCACGAACAAAGAGTGCAGCACGTAAAGACCGTACGGGTCGTCTAGCTCAGCGACGGCGACGCCGACCAGGTCGGTCCCCGCGTACAGCCTCGCCCGGTCTCCAACGAAGAACGTGCAGATGCCCTGCCTCGCGAGCTGCCGGACGCTGATGAGGCCGTCGTCCCTGAGCTCTGGCAGGAGGTAGACGTTCGGGATCGTGAAGCGGTCGAGTACCCGTATGTCACCGATCTTGTTGACGGTCATCTTGTTTCCGCCGTGCGCCGCCGCCGTCACCAACAGCTCCTCCGGCGCGTCgcggaggtcggagaggaggctgGGGTCACGCACGATGTGGACGCTGGCGCCTGAATCCAACTTGAGCGCTGGCCACAGCGAAGAGATGCCACCGTCGCCAGGTTCTGCCGGATGTGCCGGTGCGGACGCAGTGTGAGCAGACATTTGTCGTCCACGCTTGCCGGCGTTCCTCTTGCACGGTTGGACCCACCACCAGCGCTGGATTCGGCGGCGGCGAGGGGAGAGATGCGTTGTGTTGACGAGCAGGGGACGCGGCGTCGCCACTCGATCGATCTATATATATATCGATCGGGTTTTCTGTTCGATGATCGATCTATATATCCAACCGCCGCTAGCGAGTTTCACGGACGCTGCTGGCAGTCCGCATATATCCGCGTtctagcccccccccccccccccaccccccccccccccccccccatacaTGTAAAGTTAGCAAACATGTTTGCGAGTACTGCAGTCAGCAGCAGActtttaattatgggaaaagctAACGGACGCGCGCGTGTTTCTTTGCCTGTTTGTGCTCGCCTTGTGCACCGTCCGATTGTTCACTGTTTGATTTTGGGATTCTCGCGCCTCTTCATTTTCCAGTTTGTCCTGTCGCTCGTGCGTTCCCCAGTGGCCAGCTGAAAGGGAATTTGGGTTACACCTAGTtcatatataattttggtggttgaattgcccaacacaaatctttggactaactagtttgcccaagtgtatagattatacaggtgtaaaaggttcactctcagccaataaaaagaccaagttttggattcaacaaaggagcaaaggggcaaccgaaggcacccctggtctggcgcaccggactgtccggtgtgccaccggacatgtccggtgcaccagggggattcagactcaaactcgctaccttcgggaatttccagaggcgactcggctataattcaccggactgtccggtgtacaccggactgtccggtgtacaccggacagtgtccggtgcgccaagggaggtcggcctcaggaactcgccagcgtcgggaaactccaacggctcgtccactataattcaccggactgtccggtgtgcaccggactgtccggtgcgactccagagcaacggctacttcgcgccaacggctacctgttgtagcatttaatgcgcgcacagcgcgcacaggagtcagaatcgcccatgctggcacaccggacagccaacagtacctgtccggtgtgcaccggacaccctggcgggcccacaagtcagaagctccaacggtctgaatccaacggcattgatgacgtggcagggggcaccggactgtccggtgtgcaccggactgtccggtgcgccatcgaacagacaacctcccaacggccatttttggtggttggagctataaataccccaaccaccccaccattcattgcatccaagttttcccacttctcaaccacttacaagagctaggcattcaattctagacacatacaaagagatcaaatcctctccaattccacacaaggctttagtgattagcgagagagatttgccgtgttcttttgagctcttgcgcttggattgcttcttttctttctcacttgctcttgtgatcaacactcaattgtaatcaaggcaagaggcaccaattgtgtggtggcccttgcggggaagttttgttcccggctttaatttgagaagagaagctcactcggtccgagggaccgtttgagagagggaagggttgaaagagacccggcctttgtggcctcctcaacggggagtaggtttgaaagaaccgaacctcggtaaaacaaatccgcgtgtcacacacttcgttattcgcttgcgatttgtgccctctctcgcggactcgtttatacttctaacgctaacccggcttgtagttgtgtttatatttgtaaatttcagtttcgccctattcaccccccctctaggcgactatcaattggtatcagagcccggtgcttcattagagcctaaccgctcgaagtgatgtcgggagatcacgccaagaaggagaaggagaccggcgaaaagcccactacaagccacgggagcacttcatcggaagagtcccgcaccaagaggaaggagaagaagaaggactcctccaaacggaaggagaaaaagtcttcctcttctcaccacaaagagaagaaggaaaaatcttcttcccacaagccgcatcggaaaggtgacaagcacaagaggatgaggaaagtggtctactacgagaccgacacttcatcaacatcgacctccgactccgatgcgcccttcgtcacttctaagcgccaagagcgcaagaagtatagtaagattcccctacactaccctcgcatttctagacatactccattactttccgttccattaggaaaaccgccaacctttgacggtgaagattatgctaggtggagtgatttaatgaaatttcatctaacctcactccacaaaagtatatggaatgttgttgagtttggagcgcaggtaccatccataggggataaggattacgatgaggatgaggtggcccaaatcgagcacttcaactctcaagcaacaacgatactcctcgcctctttaagtagagaggagtataacaaagtacaagggttgaagagcgccaaggaggtttgggatgtgctcaaaaccgcacacgagggagatgagctcaccaagatcaccaagcgggaaacgatcgagggggagctcggtcggttccggcttcgcaaaggggaggagacacaacacatgtacaaccggctcaagaccttggtgaaccaagtgcgcaacctcgggagcgtaaaatgggatgaccatgaagtggttaaggttattctaagatctcttattttccttaaccctactcaagttcaattaattcgtggtaatcctagatatactaaaatgacccccgaggaagtaatcgggcattttgtaagttttgagtgcatgatcgaaggctcgaggaagatcaacgagcttgatgatccatctacatccgaggctcaacccgtcgcattcaaggcgacggaagaaaagaaggaggagtctaccccaagtcgacaaccaatagacgcctccaagcttgacaatgaggaaatggcgctcgtcatcaagagcttccgccaaatcctcaagcaaaggagagggaaagactacaagtcccgctccaagaaagtttgctacaagtgtggtaagcccggtcactttattgcaaaatgtccattatcaagtgacagtgacagggataacgacaagaagggcaagaggagagaaaagaagaggtaccacaaaaagaagggaggcgatgcccatgtttgtcgggaatgggattccgacgaaagctcaagcgactcctccgacgacgaggacgccgcgaacatcgccgtcaccaagggactcctcttccccaacgtcggccacaagtgcctcatggcaaaggacggcaaaaagaaggtaaaatcaagatcctccactaaatatgaaacctctagtgatgataatgctagtgatgaggaagataatttgcgtactctctttgccaatcttaacatagaacaaaaagaaaaattaaatgaattaattagtgctattcatgaaaaggatgaccttttggattcccaagaggattgtctaattaaagaaaacaagaaacatgttaaggttaaaaatgcttatgctctagaaattgagaaatgtgaaaaattatctagtgagctaagcacttgccgtgagatgattgacaaccttaggaatgaaaatgctagtttaaatgctaaggttgattcacatgtttgtaatgtttcaattcctaatcctagaaataataatgataatttgcttgctaggattgaagaattaaacatttcacttgctagccttagagtagaaaatgaaaatttaattgctaaggctaaagaactagatgtttgcaatgctaccatttccaatcttagagataaaaatgatattcttcatgctaagattgttgaacttaattcttgcaaaccctctacatctattgttgagcatgtatctatttgtactagatgtagagatgttgatattgatgctattcatgatcatatggctttaattaaacaacaaaatgatcacatagcaaaactagatgctaaaattgccgagcacaacttagaaaatgagaaatttaaatttgctcgtagcatgctttataatgggagacgcccgggcatcaaggatggcattggcttccaaaggggagacaatgtcaaacttaatgcccctcctaaaagattgtctaattttgttaagggcaaggctcccatgcctcaggataacgagggttacattttataccctgtcggttatcccgagagcaagattaggagaattcattctaggaagtctcactctggccctaatcatgctttcatgtataagggtgagacatctagctctaggcaatcaacccatgctaagttgcctagaaagaaagctcctagtgcatcaaatgatcataatatttcatttaaaacttttgatgcatcttatgttttgactaacaaatccggcaaggtagttgccaaatatgttgggggcaaacacaaggggtcaaagacttgtgtttgggtacccaaagttcttgtatctaatgccaaaggacccaaaaccatttgggtacctaaaatcaagaactaaacttgttttgtaggtttatgcatccgggggctcaagttggatactcgacagcgggtgcacgaaccacatgactggtatcattttcttagggatcaccaacaaaagggagatatcgagatttcttatattaacactaaagatcaattagccgatatctttaccaagccacttgatgaacaatcttttaccaaacttaggcatgagctcaatattcttgattctagaaatttcttttgctaacttgcacacatagctcatttatatacctttgatcctttctctttcatatgctatgactaatgtgtttttcaagtgtatttcaaaccaagtcataggtgtattgaaaggaaattggagtctttggcgaagacaaaggcttccactccgtaactcatccttcgccatcgctccaagaaaaggaccttgtctttgggggagagagtaagagcccaaagctaaaagatcggacttcgtctttggtataatctcaactcatttttttgaccaaaggggaagaaagcacttcgagagctctaatgattccgtttttggcgattcatgccaaagggggagaaagtaagagcccaaagcaaaaggaccgcaccaccaccaatttcaaaatcttaagtgttgaatattttcaattggtatcctattgtgttaaaaagggggagaaagtagtatttcaaaatgatatatcaaaaccctcttgaacactaagaggaggatctcatttagggggagtttttgtttagtcaaagtaagagcatttgaaacagggcgagaaaatttcaaatcaatCTTGAAAAtggtttgcaaactcttattcatttacctttgactatttgcaaaagaacttagaaaagatttacaaaagattttgcaaaaacaaaacatgtggtgcaagcgtggtccaaaatgttatataataaagaaacaatccatgcatatcttgtaagtatttatattggctcaattccaagcaacctttacactcatattatgcaaactagttcaattatgcacttctatatttgctttggtttgtgttggcatcaatcaccaaaaagggggagattgaaagggaatttggGTTACACCTAGTtcatatataattttggtggttgaattgcccaacacaaatctttggactaactagtttgcctaagtgtatagattatacaggtgtaaaaggttcactctcagccaataaaaagaccaagttttggattcaacaaaggagcaaaggggcaaccgaaggcacccctggtctggcgcaccggactgtccggtgtgccaccggacatgtccggtgcaccagggggactcagactcaaactcgctaccttcgggaatttccagaggcgactcggctataattcaccggactgtccggtgtacaccggacagtgtccggtgcgccaagggaggtcggcctcaggaactcgccagcgtcgggaaactccaacggctcgtccactataattcaccggactgtccggtgtgcaccggactgtccggtgcgactccagagcaacgactacttcgcgccaacggctacctgctgtagcatttaatgcgcgcacagcgcgcacaggagtcagaatcgcccatgctggcacaccggacagcca
Proteins encoded:
- the LOC103652707 gene encoding uncharacterized protein, whose amino-acid sequence is MSAHTASAPAHPAEPGDGGISSLWPALKLDSGASVHIVRDPSLLSDLRDAPEELLVTAAAHGGNKMTVNKIGDIRVLDRFTIPNVYLLPELRDDGLISVRQLARQGICTFFVGDRARLYAGTDLVGVAVAELDDPYGLYVLHSLFVPKIIASARRACGGRSWWCAWRWRPSFAADDAGAAATAADEQQENMLSLTDSYRY